The following proteins are encoded in a genomic region of Syntrophotaleaceae bacterium:
- a CDS encoding restriction endonuclease subunit S: MEWIGEIPEGWDVKRLKLVVSKVGSGVTPKGGANAYQLDGIPLLRSQNIHFNGLKLDDVAYISQEIHDEMQNSKVMDGDVLLNITGASIGRCYFSDGSLEEANVNQHVCIIRPASAIGTKYLYYLLRSDVGQKQIDVDQTGSGREGLNFEVLKNFLFPLADTAEQTAIATFLDRKTAEIDQLIANKEKLIALYEEEKATIINHAVTKGLDPKVKTKPSGVDWLGDIPEHWEVKRLKYVKAEVKNSFVDGPFGSNLKTEHFVNNGGVYVIDSGYITSGCFNQHKEFKTITEEHFETIKRSECVENDIVIAKIGANFGMSGILPKLDKPSVVSGNSLKLTIGNGYNLKFIHYQLLNLKQNGVIDIEVKGSAQPALSMQLMSEMPFLKTNEAEQTSIGAHIEAECARLTTIIDKFKKQVELFKEYRTTLISEVVTGKIDVRDEVAT, encoded by the coding sequence GTGGAATGGATTGGGGAGATTCCGGAGGGGTGGGATGTAAAGAGGCTGAAGCTTGTAGTTTCAAAGGTCGGCAGCGGCGTGACACCCAAAGGCGGAGCCAATGCTTATCAACTTGATGGCATCCCGCTACTGAGAAGCCAAAACATTCATTTCAATGGACTTAAATTGGACGATGTTGCTTATATTTCGCAAGAAATCCATGACGAAATGCAAAATAGCAAGGTCATGGATGGTGATGTGCTCTTGAATATTACAGGCGCGTCAATCGGACGTTGCTATTTTTCTGATGGTTCTTTAGAGGAAGCAAACGTCAATCAGCATGTATGCATCATACGTCCAGCTTCCGCAATAGGCACAAAGTATTTGTATTATCTGCTTCGGTCCGATGTGGGGCAGAAGCAAATTGATGTCGACCAGACAGGGAGCGGTAGAGAAGGTCTTAATTTTGAGGTCCTGAAAAATTTCTTATTCCCATTAGCAGATACTGCCGAACAAACCGCCATCGCCACATTCCTCGACCGCAAAACTGCCGAGATCGACCAGCTTATAGCCAATAAGGAAAAGCTGATTGCGCTCTACGAGGAAGAGAAAGCCACGATCATCAACCATGCGGTTACCAAGGGGCTTGATCCAAAGGTAAAGACCAAACCTTCCGGCGTTGACTGGCTTGGGGATATTCCCGAGCATTGGGAGGTGAAGCGGTTGAAGTATGTAAAAGCTGAGGTTAAAAATTCTTTCGTTGATGGGCCGTTCGGTTCCAATTTGAAGACAGAGCATTTTGTCAACAATGGCGGTGTTTATGTTATTGACAGTGGCTACATCACCTCTGGCTGTTTTAATCAACACAAAGAATTCAAAACAATTACAGAAGAACATTTTGAGACCATAAAACGAAGTGAATGTGTTGAAAATGACATTGTTATTGCGAAAATAGGGGCAAATTTTGGCATGTCTGGAATTTTGCCGAAGCTGGACAAGCCATCTGTCGTGTCTGGCAACTCCCTGAAATTAACAATCGGCAATGGTTATAATCTGAAATTCATACATTATCAGTTGTTAAATCTTAAACAAAACGGTGTCATAGACATTGAAGTAAAAGGCTCTGCACAGCCCGCATTGTCAATGCAGCTGATGAGTGAAATGCCTTTTTTAAAAACAAATGAAGCAGAACAAACCTCTATCGGCGCTCACATAGAAGCCGAATGCGCACGGTTGACCACCATTATCGATAAATTTAAAAAACAGGTCGAATTATTCAAGGAATACCGGACCACCCTGATTTCTGAAGTTGTGACAGGAAAGATTGACGTTCGTGACGAGGTGGCAACATGA
- a CDS encoding class I SAM-dependent DNA methyltransferase gives MVDFKAMANKIWSVADLLRGDYKQSDYGKVILPMTVLRRLDCVLAPTKQAVLDYLPKVEKLSDSAKDLTLNRVAKLNFHNRSKFDFAKIKADPANVAANLRNYINGFSAGAREIVEYFSFDDHISRMDDPHTDLLFKVVEEFAKIDLKNISTMEMGYVFEELIRRFAEASNETAGEHFTPREVIKLMVNLLFKSDNDILTREGIVKTLYDPACGTGGMLSVAEEYLLKLNPKAKLEVFGQEINPESYAICKSDMLIKGQNPANVKIGNTFTVDGLEGERFDYMLSNPPFGVDWKKAEKIIKAEAEKKGFAGRFGAGLPRINDGSLLFLQHMISKMKPDGSRIGIVFNGSPLFTGQAGGGESEIRKWIIENDWLEAIIALPDQLFYNTGISTYIWILTNHKEKERKGKIHLVNATGTKDEENPAITENRFWRKMPRSLGNKRKEIPENGTGRGIGFITNIYCDFQENEFSRIYPNDFFGFWRVTVERPERDAKGKIVKGRNGQPKADSSLRDFENIPFLRKDANGKLVKQTIEEYFEREVKPHVPDAWIDESKTKVGYEINFTKYFYEFKPLRSLDAIKADILKLEEETLELEKQVLL, from the coding sequence ATGGTTGACTTTAAAGCAATGGCCAACAAAATCTGGAGTGTCGCGGATTTGTTGCGCGGTGATTATAAGCAGTCCGACTATGGCAAGGTCATTTTGCCGATGACCGTTCTCAGGCGTCTGGACTGTGTTCTTGCCCCCACCAAGCAGGCGGTGCTGGATTACCTGCCGAAGGTTGAAAAGCTCTCCGACAGTGCCAAAGACCTGACCCTGAACAGGGTCGCCAAACTCAACTTTCACAACCGCAGCAAATTCGATTTCGCCAAGATCAAAGCCGACCCGGCCAATGTGGCGGCCAATCTGCGCAACTACATCAACGGTTTTTCCGCCGGCGCCCGTGAGATCGTCGAGTATTTCAGCTTTGACGACCACATCTCACGCATGGACGATCCGCACACCGACTTGCTGTTCAAGGTGGTGGAAGAGTTTGCCAAGATCGACCTGAAGAACATCTCAACCATGGAGATGGGCTACGTATTCGAGGAATTGATCCGGAGGTTCGCTGAGGCTTCCAATGAAACCGCAGGCGAGCACTTTACCCCTCGCGAAGTCATCAAGCTGATGGTGAACCTGCTGTTCAAGAGCGATAACGACATCCTCACCAGGGAAGGGATCGTCAAGACCTTGTACGACCCGGCATGCGGCACGGGCGGGATGCTCTCCGTTGCCGAAGAGTACCTGTTGAAGCTGAACCCCAAGGCCAAACTTGAGGTGTTCGGGCAGGAAATCAATCCGGAATCCTACGCCATCTGCAAATCGGACATGCTGATCAAGGGACAGAACCCGGCCAACGTAAAGATCGGCAATACTTTTACGGTCGATGGTCTGGAGGGTGAGCGATTCGACTACATGCTCTCCAACCCCCCCTTCGGCGTGGACTGGAAGAAGGCGGAAAAGATCATCAAGGCCGAGGCCGAGAAAAAGGGGTTCGCCGGACGGTTCGGGGCCGGTCTGCCGCGCATCAATGACGGGTCGCTCCTCTTTCTGCAGCACATGATCTCCAAGATGAAGCCGGACGGCAGCCGGATCGGCATCGTCTTCAACGGCTCGCCCCTTTTTACCGGACAAGCCGGGGGCGGCGAAAGCGAGATCCGCAAATGGATCATCGAAAACGACTGGCTGGAGGCGATCATCGCCCTGCCGGACCAGCTTTTCTACAACACCGGCATCTCCACCTATATCTGGATACTGACCAACCACAAGGAAAAGGAGCGCAAGGGAAAAATCCACCTGGTCAACGCCACTGGAACCAAGGACGAGGAGAATCCTGCCATCACGGAAAACCGCTTCTGGCGAAAGATGCCGCGCAGTCTGGGAAACAAGCGGAAGGAAATTCCGGAAAACGGCACCGGTAGGGGGATTGGATTTATCACCAACATCTACTGTGACTTTCAGGAAAACGAGTTCAGCAGGATTTATCCCAACGACTTCTTCGGCTTCTGGCGTGTGACCGTGGAGCGCCCGGAGCGGGACGCCAAGGGGAAGATCGTCAAGGGGCGCAACGGCCAGCCGAAGGCCGATTCGAGCTTGCGGGATTTTGAGAACATTCCTTTTTTGCGCAAGGATGCTAACGGCAAGCTGGTGAAGCAAACCATTGAGGAATACTTCGAGCGGGAAGTGAAACCCCATGTTCCCGATGCCTGGATTGACGAGAGTAAGACCAAGGTGGGTTATGAGATCAATTTCACCAAGTATTTTTACGAGTTCAAGCCGCTCCGATCGCTGGATGCCATCAAGGCCGATATCCTGAAGCTGGAAGAAGAGACGCTGGAGCTTGAAAAGCAGGTGCTGCTGTGA
- a CDS encoding L,D-transpeptidase family protein, translating into MKQKIGKLPVWAALLLICLVSASCALPKQKAAPQWTQSSLANLPTETSQVLLVTNENAAGTRGRMHVLEKSGNLWQEVSPPLPVLIGRKGFAPPGEKKEGDGRTPSGVFPLKRTFGYAPQVDTRMPYRQAGVEDVWVDDDAAPDYNRWVRRGETAAASYELMKREDDCYKVGIIIEYNTDPVVPGAGSAIFIHVRRGEDIPTAGCVALAEKDLLKLLGWLDPAAEPLVVLGSMGALPHITP; encoded by the coding sequence ATGAAACAAAAAATTGGAAAACTCCCGGTTTGGGCGGCCCTCCTGCTGATCTGCCTGGTTTCCGCGTCCTGCGCTTTGCCGAAGCAGAAAGCCGCGCCGCAATGGACCCAGTCCTCTCTGGCAAACCTGCCGACCGAGACAAGCCAGGTCCTGCTGGTGACGAACGAAAATGCTGCCGGAACCCGGGGTCGGATGCATGTTTTGGAAAAGTCAGGCAACCTCTGGCAGGAGGTTTCTCCGCCGCTGCCCGTACTGATCGGCAGGAAGGGCTTTGCTCCTCCCGGAGAGAAAAAGGAGGGGGACGGCAGGACGCCATCGGGCGTTTTCCCCCTGAAACGCACCTTCGGTTATGCTCCGCAGGTCGACACCCGAATGCCTTACCGCCAGGCCGGAGTCGAGGATGTCTGGGTGGACGACGACGCCGCCCCCGACTACAACCGCTGGGTTCGCAGAGGGGAGACCGCGGCGGCTTCCTATGAACTGATGAAACGGGAGGACGACTGCTACAAGGTCGGCATCATCATCGAGTACAACACTGACCCTGTCGTTCCGGGAGCCGGAAGCGCCATCTTCATTCACGTGCGGCGGGGTGAGGACATCCCCACGGCGGGTTGCGTAGCCTTGGCTGAAAAGGACTTGCTGAAGCTGCTCGGCTGGCTGGACCCGGCGGCTGAACCGCTGGTCGTCCTGGGTTCGATGGGGGCGCTGCCGCATATCACTCCATAA
- a CDS encoding dicarboxylate/amino acid:cation symporter codes for MKRQLPPFLQSYGFSLLLVLSMIIGASLGIFLGKDAEAFKPLGDIFLNLLFTVIVPLVFFSIASAVAGMSNPKRLGRILSLMLLLFVATGLVASAVMIAVVVLFPPAAGIGIPLPATVDVDNLKVSEQIVRAFTVTDFPQLVSKNNMLALIVFSMLTGLATSAVGEKGKTFAKLLASANEVMLKLVSFIMYYAPIGLGAYFAYLVGVFGPEMLGSYARAMAVYYPTALLYFVVAFTLYAFLAGRIKGMKRFWWYIIPPSLTALATGSSMATIPANLQAADKIGVPREISEVIIPVGASIHMEGSCLAAVLKIAFLFGVFQIPFTGLEPILTALGIALLTGAVVSGIPGGGTIGELLILSLYGFPPEAFPLITMIGTLVDAPATMINATGDNVTSMLAARILGGKGWMESQG; via the coding sequence ATGAAAAGACAATTGCCTCCTTTCCTGCAATCCTACGGATTTTCCCTGCTTCTGGTCCTCTCCATGATTATCGGCGCTTCCCTAGGCATCTTCCTGGGGAAGGATGCCGAAGCCTTCAAGCCGCTGGGCGATATATTCCTGAATCTGCTCTTTACCGTCATCGTACCTCTGGTTTTCTTTTCCATTGCGTCCGCCGTTGCCGGAATGTCCAACCCCAAACGGCTGGGCAGGATCCTCTCGCTGATGCTCCTGCTGTTTGTGGCAACCGGCCTTGTCGCCTCGGCGGTCATGATTGCCGTCGTCGTCCTCTTTCCCCCCGCTGCCGGGATCGGCATCCCCTTGCCGGCAACGGTGGATGTGGACAATCTCAAGGTATCCGAGCAGATCGTCCGGGCCTTTACCGTCACCGATTTTCCTCAGCTGGTTTCGAAAAACAACATGCTGGCGCTGATCGTATTTTCGATGCTGACCGGCCTGGCCACCTCCGCCGTGGGCGAAAAGGGAAAAACCTTTGCCAAGCTTCTCGCCTCCGCCAACGAGGTGATGCTGAAACTGGTTTCCTTCATCATGTATTACGCTCCGATCGGCCTGGGAGCCTATTTCGCCTATCTGGTCGGGGTATTCGGTCCGGAGATGCTCGGCTCCTACGCCCGCGCCATGGCCGTCTACTATCCGACCGCCCTGCTCTATTTCGTCGTCGCCTTTACCCTTTACGCCTTCCTCGCCGGTAGAATCAAAGGCATGAAAAGGTTCTGGTGGTACATCATTCCGCCCTCTCTGACCGCGCTGGCCACCGGCAGTTCCATGGCGACCATCCCCGCCAATCTGCAGGCGGCGGACAAGATCGGCGTGCCCCGGGAGATCAGCGAAGTGATCATACCCGTCGGCGCAAGCATCCACATGGAAGGGTCCTGTCTCGCCGCCGTTCTGAAAATCGCTTTTCTCTTCGGGGTCTTTCAGATCCCCTTTACCGGACTCGAACCGATTCTCACCGCCCTGGGCATCGCGCTTCTGACGGGCGCGGTGGTCAGCGGCATTCCCGGCGGCGGCACCATCGGCGAGCTTTTGATTTTGTCCCTGTACGGATTTCCCCCCGAAGCCTTCCCGCTGATCACGATGATCGGCACCCTGGTGGATGCCCCCGCGACCATGATCAACGCCACGGGGGACAACGTCACCAGCATGCTGGCCGCCCGGATACTGGGGGGAAAGGGATGGATGGAATCACAAGGATGA
- a CDS encoding serine/threonine-protein kinase, with amino-acid sequence MRKILLQGQIIRDTYEVERLLGEGAFAEVYRVKHRFMGRQALKVFKLPGATAEDIERDIAEAQLLSGIKHPNIIEVYDANVLTTLRGQFAYFTMTYVPGGTLERYWRSFDRDLMPVNHAVEIVKQVCRGLAVAHACSPPVVHRDIKPQNILIGFNSDGLHVRLSDFGLARTVNPLTLLVSAKGTLGFKPPEALENVDSCSADIWAIGTTLYLLLTDQMPFPLLDDRDIDDAGRFLRPIRPPSLYNVSVDAGLESLIYRCLAAAPGDRYANASELLKDLEKWKPGYKSYFASISQTTSGEKSAISARSRHDLKKEAQEALKEAMNIARDPTMLMSAADLLEEAISKDPALRDRFESQLQLWRKGIMHVSTADLGRFFNKTGTAEKKSPRT; translated from the coding sequence ATGAGAAAGATTCTATTGCAGGGACAAATTATTCGGGACACCTATGAAGTGGAGCGCCTCCTGGGAGAAGGCGCCTTTGCCGAGGTTTATCGAGTCAAGCACCGCTTCATGGGGCGTCAGGCCCTGAAGGTTTTCAAGCTCCCAGGGGCCACTGCCGAAGACATCGAACGCGATATCGCCGAAGCTCAGCTCCTTTCCGGTATCAAACATCCCAACATTATCGAGGTCTATGATGCCAATGTCCTCACTACCCTGCGGGGGCAGTTCGCTTATTTCACCATGACATACGTTCCCGGGGGAACCCTGGAACGCTATTGGCGATCTTTTGACCGCGATTTGATGCCGGTCAACCACGCCGTGGAAATTGTCAAACAGGTTTGCCGGGGGCTGGCTGTGGCGCACGCGTGTTCCCCTCCCGTCGTGCATCGGGACATCAAGCCTCAGAACATTCTGATTGGTTTCAACAGCGACGGGCTTCATGTCCGATTAAGCGATTTCGGTCTGGCCAGGACCGTTAATCCTTTGACCTTACTGGTCAGCGCAAAGGGGACATTGGGATTCAAGCCGCCGGAGGCACTGGAAAACGTCGATTCCTGCTCGGCGGACATCTGGGCCATCGGAACGACACTTTATCTGCTGCTGACGGACCAAATGCCCTTTCCCCTGCTTGATGACCGGGACATTGATGATGCCGGCCGCTTCCTGCGGCCGATCCGTCCGCCGAGCCTTTACAATGTCAGTGTCGACGCAGGCCTCGAGTCCTTGATTTATCGTTGCCTTGCAGCAGCGCCTGGCGACCGCTATGCCAATGCCTCCGAGCTTCTGAAGGATCTGGAAAAATGGAAGCCCGGCTACAAGTCCTATTTTGCCTCAATCAGTCAAACAACATCGGGGGAGAAATCCGCCATCTCTGCACGTTCCCGCCATGACCTGAAAAAGGAGGCCCAAGAGGCCCTTAAAGAGGCTATGAACATAGCCCGCGATCCCACCATGCTGATGTCCGCGGCGGATCTTCTTGAGGAGGCGATCAGCAAGGATCCGGCCCTGCGGGATCGCTTTGAATCGCAACTGCAACTATGGCGCAAGGGGATCATGCACGTCTCGACTGCCGACTTGGGGCGTTTCTTCAATAAAACCGGCACTGCGGAGAAGAAATCTCCGAGGACATAA